The following are encoded in a window of Vespa crabro chromosome 2, iyVesCrab1.2, whole genome shotgun sequence genomic DNA:
- the LOC124433141 gene encoding syntaxin-6 isoform X4, giving the protein MTLENPFFVVKDEVCKALNKNRGLYGRWTELQNVVTSPTINGGGGIPISREELDWTTTELRKALRSIEWDLDDLEDTICIVEKNPTKFKIDNKELSVQRSFIEQTREEVKIMKDKMNLSRGRDRDSTARQPLLDNSPARVPVNHSSTKYSKLENETDSPNRQFLGDTLQQQNDMMRQQDEQLEIIGESIGTLKTVSKQINSELDEQAIMLDEFGNELETTGFKLDATMKKMAKVLHMSNDRRQWVAIGVLTAILVLLIILFIIT; this is encoded by the exons ATGACGCTGGAGAATCCTTTTTTTGTCGTCAAAGA CGAGGTTTGCAAAGctctaaataaaaatcgagGTTTATACGGCCGCTGGACGGAATTACAAAATGTCGTTACTAGTCCTACAATAAACGGTGGAGGGGGAATTCCGATTTCGCGCGAAGAATTGGATTGGACGACAACAGAGTTGCGAAAAGCGCTACGCTCGATCGAGTGGGATCTTGATGATCTAGAGGACACTATTT gTATCGTAGAGAAAAACCCAACGaaatttaaaatcgataataaagaactAAGCGTTCAACGAAGTTTTATCGAACAAACACGAGAAGAAgtaaag ATTATGAAAGATAAGATGAATTTAAGTAGGGGCAGGGACCGTGATAGCACGGCAAGACAG CCCCTTTTGGATAATAGTCCCGCTCGTGTTCCTGTCAATCATTCATCAACTAAATATAGTAAGCTTGAAAATGAGACAGATAGTCCAAATAGACAATTTCTTGGCGATACTCTACAACAACAGAATGACATGATGAGGCAACAAGATGaacaattagaaataattggaGAAAGTATTGGTACACTCAAAACAGTGTCTAAACAGATCAACTCAGAATTAGATGAACAAGCAAT TATGCTGGATGAATTTGGTAATGAATTAGAAACAACAGGCTTTAAGTTAGATGCAACAATGAAGAAAATGGCTAAAGTTCTCCACATGAGTAAcg ATCGGAGACAATGGGTAGCTATTGGAGTGTTGACTGctatattggtattattaataattttgttcataataacatga
- the LOC124433141 gene encoding syntaxin-6 isoform X2 encodes MTLENPFFVVKDEVCKALNKNRGLYGRWTELQNVVTSPTINGGGGIPISREELDWTTTELRKALRSIEWDLDDLEDTICIVEKNPTKFKIDNKELSVQRSFIEQTREEVKIMKDKMNLSRGRDRDSTARQPLLDNSPARVPVNHSSTKYSKLENETDSPNRQFLGDTLQQQNDMMRQQDEQLEIIGESIGTLKTVSKQINSELDEQAIMLDEFGNELETTGFKLDATMKKMAKVLHMSNGNYNNYIPAPTTATSTVSDLTSKPSSLSSLSTTITNCFLCAGD; translated from the exons ATGACGCTGGAGAATCCTTTTTTTGTCGTCAAAGA CGAGGTTTGCAAAGctctaaataaaaatcgagGTTTATACGGCCGCTGGACGGAATTACAAAATGTCGTTACTAGTCCTACAATAAACGGTGGAGGGGGAATTCCGATTTCGCGCGAAGAATTGGATTGGACGACAACAGAGTTGCGAAAAGCGCTACGCTCGATCGAGTGGGATCTTGATGATCTAGAGGACACTATTT gTATCGTAGAGAAAAACCCAACGaaatttaaaatcgataataaagaactAAGCGTTCAACGAAGTTTTATCGAACAAACACGAGAAGAAgtaaag ATTATGAAAGATAAGATGAATTTAAGTAGGGGCAGGGACCGTGATAGCACGGCAAGACAG CCCCTTTTGGATAATAGTCCCGCTCGTGTTCCTGTCAATCATTCATCAACTAAATATAGTAAGCTTGAAAATGAGACAGATAGTCCAAATAGACAATTTCTTGGCGATACTCTACAACAACAGAATGACATGATGAGGCAACAAGATGaacaattagaaataattggaGAAAGTATTGGTACACTCAAAACAGTGTCTAAACAGATCAACTCAGAATTAGATGAACAAGCAAT TATGCTGGATGAATTTGGTAATGAATTAGAAACAACAGGCTTTAAGTTAGATGCAACAATGAAGAAAATGGCTAAAGTTCTCCACATGAGTAAcggtaattataacaattacattCCTGCCCCTACCACAGCTACATCTACTGTATCTGATCTTACTTCCAAgccttcttctttatcttctttatcaaCTACAATAACTAATTGCTTCTTATGTGCTGGAGATTag
- the LOC124433141 gene encoding syntaxin-6 isoform X1 has protein sequence MTLENPFFVVKDEVCKALNKNRGLYGRWTELQNVVTSPTINGGGGIPISREELDWTTTELRKALRSIEWDLDDLEDTICIVEKNPTKFKIDNKELSVQRSFIEQTREEVKIMKDKMNLSRGRDRDSTARQPLLDNSPARVPVNHSSTKYSKLENETDSPNRQFLGDTLQQQNDMMRQQDEQLEIIGESIGTLKTVSKQINSELDEQAIMLDEFGNELETTGFKLDATMKKMAKVLHMSNVIVSLLLYYHSGHYIQDTGYQYTCNTHINMFFNEYKEKYLMFNFSNTITFHLYYVIVIKNET, from the exons ATGACGCTGGAGAATCCTTTTTTTGTCGTCAAAGA CGAGGTTTGCAAAGctctaaataaaaatcgagGTTTATACGGCCGCTGGACGGAATTACAAAATGTCGTTACTAGTCCTACAATAAACGGTGGAGGGGGAATTCCGATTTCGCGCGAAGAATTGGATTGGACGACAACAGAGTTGCGAAAAGCGCTACGCTCGATCGAGTGGGATCTTGATGATCTAGAGGACACTATTT gTATCGTAGAGAAAAACCCAACGaaatttaaaatcgataataaagaactAAGCGTTCAACGAAGTTTTATCGAACAAACACGAGAAGAAgtaaag ATTATGAAAGATAAGATGAATTTAAGTAGGGGCAGGGACCGTGATAGCACGGCAAGACAG CCCCTTTTGGATAATAGTCCCGCTCGTGTTCCTGTCAATCATTCATCAACTAAATATAGTAAGCTTGAAAATGAGACAGATAGTCCAAATAGACAATTTCTTGGCGATACTCTACAACAACAGAATGACATGATGAGGCAACAAGATGaacaattagaaataattggaGAAAGTATTGGTACACTCAAAACAGTGTCTAAACAGATCAACTCAGAATTAGATGAACAAGCAAT TATGCTGGATGAATTTGGTAATGAATTAGAAACAACAGGCTTTAAGTTAGATGCAACAATGAAGAAAATGGCTAAAGTTCTCCACATGAGTAAcg TAATTGTATCACTATTGCTGTACTACCACAGTGGACACTACATACAAGATACAGGATATCAATATACCTGTAATACTCatattaatatgttttttaatgaatataaagaaaagtacTTGATGTTTAATTTCTCAAATACAAtaacttttcatttatattatgtaattgttataaaaaatgaaacataG
- the LOC124433002 gene encoding histone chaperone asf1 gives MAKVQLANVAVLDNPSPFLNPFQFEVTFECIEDLKEDLEWKMIYVGSAESEEFDQVLDTIYVGPIPEGRHMFVFQADPPDVSRIPVNDALGVTVVLLTCSYRGHEFVRVGYFINNEYTDPELRENPPPQPQFDKVQRNILGDKPRVTRFKINWDDGASSTENSVPEGIEAPNLEETSQDAPTSTLGFTENAQNSMEVM, from the exons ATGGCTAAGGTACAGCTAGCAAATGTAGCGGTTCTTGACAACCCTTCGCCGTTTCTAAATCCTTTTCAGTTCGAAGTAACCTTTGAATGCATTGAAGATTTAAAAGAAG atcTAGAATGGAAAATGATCTACGTTGGCAGTGCAGAATCAGAAGAATTCGATCAAGTCTTAGACACCATATATGTTGGACCAATTCCAGAAGGACGGCATATGTTTGTTTTTCAG GCGGATCCTCCTGATGTAAGTAGAATTCCTGTGAATGACGCATTAGGTGTCACAGTAGTGCTCTTAACATGCTCCTATAGGGGCCATGAGTTTGTGCGTGTTGGCTATTTTATAAACAACGAGTATACAGATCCTGAACTCAGAGAAAATCCTCCACCTCAACCTCAGTTTGACAAAGTGCAAAGAAATATCTTAGGTGATAAACCACGTGTTAcaagatttaaaattaattgggATGACGGTGCAAGTTCTACAGAAAATAGTGTACCGGAAGGTATAGAGGCGCCAAACTTAGAAGAAACATCGCAAGATGCCCCAACATCTACATTAGGTTTTACAGAGAATGCACAAAATAGCATGGAAGTGATGTAA
- the LOC124433141 gene encoding syntaxin-6 isoform X3, with translation MTLENPFFVVKDEVCKALNKNRGLYGRWTELQNVVTSPTINGGGGIPISREELDWTTTELRKALRSIEWDLDDLEDTICIVEKNPTKFKIDNKELSVQRSFIEQTREEVKIMKDKMNLSRGRDRDSTARQPLLDNSPARVPVNHSSTKYSKLENETDSPNRQFLGDTLQQQNDMMRQQDEQLEIIGESIGTLKTVSKQINSELDEQAIMLDEFGNELETTGFKLDATMKKMAKVLHMSNDRRQWVAIGVLTAILVSIFIVTSTYIIY, from the exons ATGACGCTGGAGAATCCTTTTTTTGTCGTCAAAGA CGAGGTTTGCAAAGctctaaataaaaatcgagGTTTATACGGCCGCTGGACGGAATTACAAAATGTCGTTACTAGTCCTACAATAAACGGTGGAGGGGGAATTCCGATTTCGCGCGAAGAATTGGATTGGACGACAACAGAGTTGCGAAAAGCGCTACGCTCGATCGAGTGGGATCTTGATGATCTAGAGGACACTATTT gTATCGTAGAGAAAAACCCAACGaaatttaaaatcgataataaagaactAAGCGTTCAACGAAGTTTTATCGAACAAACACGAGAAGAAgtaaag ATTATGAAAGATAAGATGAATTTAAGTAGGGGCAGGGACCGTGATAGCACGGCAAGACAG CCCCTTTTGGATAATAGTCCCGCTCGTGTTCCTGTCAATCATTCATCAACTAAATATAGTAAGCTTGAAAATGAGACAGATAGTCCAAATAGACAATTTCTTGGCGATACTCTACAACAACAGAATGACATGATGAGGCAACAAGATGaacaattagaaataattggaGAAAGTATTGGTACACTCAAAACAGTGTCTAAACAGATCAACTCAGAATTAGATGAACAAGCAAT TATGCTGGATGAATTTGGTAATGAATTAGAAACAACAGGCTTTAAGTTAGATGCAACAATGAAGAAAATGGCTAAAGTTCTCCACATGAGTAAcg ATCGGAGACAATGGGTAGCTATTGGAGTGTTGACTGctatattg gTTTCTATCTTCATCGTTACGTcaacttatattatatattaa